From a single Okeanomitos corallinicola TIOX110 genomic region:
- the hypA gene encoding hydrogenase maturation nickel metallochaperone HypA, whose product MHELGITQNIIAIVSENAQNKKVQRVLLEIGQLSAIMPDAIQFCFDICAKDTIVEGAKLEIVVIPGIAKCRQCGNTFDVDKPFGICECGSIEMDLITGQELNIKEIEVEELCV is encoded by the coding sequence ATGCACGAACTTGGAATAACCCAAAACATCATCGCCATCGTTAGCGAAAATGCCCAAAATAAAAAAGTCCAAAGAGTATTATTAGAAATTGGTCAACTTTCCGCAATTATGCCTGATGCTATTCAATTCTGCTTTGATATTTGTGCTAAAGATACAATAGTAGAAGGGGCAAAATTAGAAATTGTGGTAATACCTGGAATAGCTAAATGTCGCCAATGTGGTAATACATTTGATGTAGATAAACCCTTTGGAATTTGTGAATGTGGTAGTATAGAAATGGATTTAATAACTGGTCAAGAATTAAATATTAAAGAAATTGAGGTAGAAGAATTATGTGTGTAA
- the hypB gene encoding hydrogenase nickel incorporation protein HypB, translated as MCVTCGCADDNNITITNMENQHHHTHTLADGTVITHTHNHHEPAANVHAKIHQTTISLEQEILGKNNLLAAQNRGWFKGRNILALNLMSSPGAGKTTLLTRTINDLKDKLNINVIEGDQETTNDAEKIKSTGCKVVQINTGTGCHLDAGMIEKGLQELNPPLDSVVMIENVGNLVCPALFDLGEQSKVVILSVTEGEDKPIKYPHIFRASDIMMLTKVDLLPYLEFDVQRCIEYAKQVNPKIQIFQVSATTGVGLDEWYGFLSRRVAVV; from the coding sequence ATGTGTGTAACTTGCGGCTGTGCTGATGATAACAATATAACTATTACAAATATGGAAAATCAACATCATCATACTCACACCTTAGCTGATGGGACGGTAATTACTCATACTCATAATCATCATGAACCAGCAGCAAATGTTCACGCTAAAATTCATCAGACAACTATATCTTTAGAACAGGAAATATTAGGTAAAAATAATTTATTAGCTGCCCAAAATCGCGGTTGGTTTAAGGGTAGAAATATCCTAGCTTTAAATTTAATGAGTTCTCCTGGTGCAGGTAAAACTACTTTATTAACTCGGACTATTAATGATTTAAAAGATAAGTTAAATATTAACGTGATTGAAGGTGACCAAGAAACTACTAATGATGCGGAAAAAATCAAATCTACAGGCTGTAAGGTGGTGCAAATTAACACGGGAACTGGTTGTCATTTAGATGCAGGAATGATAGAAAAAGGTTTACAAGAATTAAACCCACCTTTAGATTCTGTGGTGATGATTGAAAATGTGGGAAATCTGGTTTGTCCAGCTTTGTTTGATTTAGGTGAACAGTCTAAGGTGGTGATTTTGTCGGTGACGGAAGGGGAAGATAAACCTATTAAATATCCCCATATTTTCCGCGCTAGTGATATTATGATGCTGACGAAGGTTGATTTGTTGCCTTATTTAGAGTTTGATGTGCAACGTTGTATTGAATATGCGAAACAGGTAAATCCAAAAATCCAAATTTTTCAGGTTTCTGCTACTACTGGTGTGGGTTTGGATGAGTGGTATGGGTTTTTGTCCCGTCGGGTTGCTGTGGTTTAG